One window of the Capnocytophaga haemolytica genome contains the following:
- a CDS encoding gliding motility-associated C-terminal domain-containing protein — MNKLISLWCVLVCVFVGQILHAQVSNLTVENTAPANTNIASNGYEVGMLKVSMNLATKSIAKVKITFPKGVKHDGSAITVSGGTATAPVASGNDLTFDLTPNTAGGIVTFSLKKTITPEGHKEVVGGKTLQDQVSVTQGSTAQKKGDAYSNYKYPSLVITDPTPKADSQKGDNTTTFTIANGGEGKIESFYLSLKYPNGLTLKTLKVGTTNITVPTKTGDKYIIAIPAAAINSGNGLVKGGAPITITETYTQAGRCASGDIEYIANWGKSATNADWYQAMIKGKDNYKLRKVSTPSAAPDIKMNTGNNDSYFTMKNGFNVPVTPVAAATAPAANVMGTMRVSYKNNAAVGSGGAAYKVNLLIQEKWNDGANAFFRPINFRIVKSDGTTTPIPTSGVKTTTSGNITGQNKLFSVSLEGLTTDPDGADGLEDLDADGKFDDLAPGKSFAIEFDLVKNRTDVSDCLTGKGFILAYSSYVGYTTTCGTTPVPAIKNQYDLRAYILNLLTPADVSFIPPVLVKDAPALTARFAGKTSQSEIEERSKGGTNELSKYRFQYVITIPDGVEVDQSTIKWHSSANYPVTTETINLTAGHPNLDIKQNGGSTVIKVLSPEGERGFVTMDLKAKCGTNKNVQVNYELFFFDKYSRANNALKLLCVDKPVQIICDGCANNGPLIINTEGERSENSLGWKDYTMRERHTKATLKAADPLMLRRALPLDEIEIVSKGKQGAGTANNLYYSFTSNEGMTLEPKELVFKITSGANNGYIKTINTFAETSLPGEGGVSIRRIQKFVWTLLSAADGKTLQPNDAFEVKVTYKVKPTLGTDVQKREYSAQDRLIAQKVYFYMLEKDAQGKDVERYCGAPNVPEFYIADTFPHSRYNGDAPYYVLTGCTPKDLGGYTVHLARRFNTRGTAFNKEFRPDRLVKKSEFTLPNSYKVTDVKYYYVQTAGGKLMQVVIPADKIKKTSVGNSTKYTIENELTPNGFLLPPGIIQVENGYSSHIQVWTQATCASPQSTNFRIKTWFYDFYYHYARVESDPSKDGRVEAGVEYNDEDQQNGGRNITLNNMPSIRLDAGTTIETLAQKTNDLSITLRNTGANTAPYTWISVPEVTGVEVLGLYDGANAIGRVSTITGEYMYYLSSAGLAKGASKNYTLKVKLNDCKTATLTAYAGWNCTEYPTSYENSCSSNLQAGKTTYTLQAAVSEIQFTRTKSPQQGTAKQGKLEMCKDNIYEYIINASKEGDIIDPKLLIHKETGIKIAKVEVYYPSNATTPTKNYTVVPEENGAWVYKLLDDGEALKGLKSEPNDVNKRNIRVAITVVPECSVRAGAIFRTEVQGKSACDGSIQGTRDADIISDIDGITPIAYSVVPTLVHQSGSAKACGVGAIYRGTYKVTSSSPSAQTGNTDKLVIRVPKGYNLSGFTFVSKSGTFINPTDFENANPAPQGDIKEYTIAAPQGMKNGDEFTYTIKVMQVSTAAASDCEKADELQYYAIANVAAPPCPSGACANIERALATPVRVPILTNRSALSIKDLSATTQIEDATKEKRSLSFKVGTTTETFSGQIRFKVVYDTNNNGKIDATDEQIATFLKQNLSIPANGTVAIAEAINVPADKVCRLLIGIEGADNPCLCSIDAVQVPAPTQITGLVKNLTLCAGESKTFEKDKAAQPTYHTYEWKSSSTEALGYLSAANILQPTFHYTGATFTGTKTFTYTLEITREGGCKATQTVTVTVNNTPVALPATPFCVNDKKKVGEIKEALKNINAGTTVADFDVFEQGNNSPLGDQTYVDQTKVYEVQRKAKGANCASEKVVFPTKAQYITAYNGEHDQDVLCPGATIADLKTKIAANEHVSVSQVKIYNRLSNGTKGTEITNGNQPLEAVEDTTPYNYKYQFTVFDTTNTKCESEGRDIKVHIVGVTATTTKTTYCQGETVNITYKVRAVKGIGTATGLPAGLTVNYNPTAQTVQITGTATVGTYTYAIPLTSACTTAQITGTITIGSVDKPTVSVAAATCTASGTTATITNYDSTATYSITPNTGVTITGSSITGLTVGTAYTLKAIKGTCDSPNSDSFTATAQLTVPAKPTVSVAAATCTASGITATITNYDSGATYAITPNTGVTITGSSITGLTVGTAYTLKATKGTCDSPNSDSFTATAQLTVPAKPTVSVAAATCTASGTTATITNYDSGATYAITPNAGVTITGSSITGLTVGTAYTLKATKGTCDSPDSDSFTATAKLAVPAVPTLKPITDLCPTAASHQVSFVDYVNTPAVGTLYWYTTATTTVSSTTAPTIDTNVTTKTVVTHYVAVVNAQGCESTRVPITLTIDDTTNPSLSVPPALVVDCKSATRTATIDAWLAQATANDTCQGVVTPTNDYTPPADPCAAGTTTVTFTAKDKFGNTVTKTSVITNLSVIANGDTNTTTINGGTGAPNVIDVLSNDKVNGKTPTVSTVSLTVTTPATPKQSGANVPTLDKTTGKVNVPPSTPAGTYTIVYQICATLSSTTACDSAIVTITVSASQIIANPDIRNIPNGANGGTVSSVIPDDSYNGQTPPPAGTVTATFNNIPSGWTGNPDGTITVPAGTRSGTYTMTYHICDALGNCSNEATVTVTVGAPPIVATDDNRTIPDGTTGGTVTNVLTNDTLNGVPVNNTTSVTLTWTNTPAGWTGNPDGTVTVPPNTPAGVYTITYTICEKANPTNCDSAVVTITVSVPSVALKANDDPAAGTFTNTIGGTTTSVLANDTYNGAPNPSLSSVTLTWNTATPTGFTYNNDGTITVAAGTATGTYQISYTICTKVGTVTCSTATATVRVVAATPTPTVNATDDHFTATSTGVIGNVLTNDTVDTTQSATTTNVTISVTTVAQGVGTSTTVPVLNPATGDVTVSNNTPSGTYTIVYQICTVATPTACDTATVTVVVPPATVTPTIKAVDDTATTTLNTPVNINVLSNDKDYGTTPQVSLQTPPSNGTAIVNADGSISYTPNTNYSGTDSFVYELCDGAGNCVTATVTIDVIADIIPYNAISVDGDGINDHFQIGGIEAYPDNVVRIYNRWGVKVYEQSGYDNVTKVFRGISNGRVTVEANEKLPQGTYYYVIEYTDTKGNRQNKVGWLYIKKK, encoded by the coding sequence ATGAATAAATTGATTTCTTTATGGTGTGTCCTTGTGTGTGTATTTGTAGGGCAAATTTTGCACGCACAGGTGTCAAATCTCACTGTGGAAAACACAGCGCCTGCCAATACCAACATAGCCTCTAATGGTTACGAGGTAGGGATGCTTAAGGTTTCGATGAACTTAGCAACGAAAAGTATTGCGAAAGTAAAAATAACCTTTCCTAAGGGCGTAAAGCACGATGGTAGTGCGATTACTGTCAGTGGAGGTACGGCTACGGCACCTGTGGCAAGTGGCAACGACCTTACTTTCGACCTTACCCCTAACACAGCAGGAGGTATTGTAACCTTCTCGCTGAAGAAAACCATTACCCCTGAGGGGCATAAAGAGGTTGTAGGCGGGAAAACCCTTCAAGACCAAGTAAGTGTTACCCAAGGGAGTACAGCACAGAAGAAAGGCGATGCTTATAGTAATTATAAATACCCCTCTTTGGTAATTACAGACCCTACTCCTAAGGCAGATTCGCAAAAAGGCGATAATACCACTACTTTTACGATTGCCAATGGAGGTGAGGGCAAGATAGAAAGTTTTTACCTGAGCCTTAAATACCCTAATGGCTTAACTCTTAAGACCCTTAAAGTGGGGACTACCAATATTACTGTTCCTACGAAAACAGGTGATAAGTATATTATTGCGATTCCAGCAGCGGCTATCAATAGCGGTAATGGGCTTGTAAAAGGAGGAGCACCTATTACTATTACAGAAACGTATACACAAGCTGGGCGTTGTGCCTCTGGCGATATAGAGTATATTGCCAATTGGGGAAAATCAGCTACAAATGCCGATTGGTATCAAGCGATGATTAAGGGGAAGGACAACTATAAGCTACGCAAAGTTAGCACTCCTTCAGCAGCACCTGATATTAAAATGAATACAGGCAATAACGACTCTTACTTCACAATGAAGAATGGCTTTAATGTGCCTGTAACACCCGTAGCTGCTGCAACTGCTCCTGCGGCAAATGTAATGGGGACAATGCGCGTGTCATATAAAAACAACGCTGCGGTAGGCTCTGGCGGGGCAGCCTATAAGGTCAATTTGCTCATTCAAGAGAAGTGGAATGATGGGGCAAATGCCTTTTTCCGCCCTATCAACTTTAGGATTGTAAAGTCTGATGGCACTACTACGCCTATCCCTACCTCAGGTGTAAAGACAACAACAAGCGGGAATATAACTGGGCAAAACAAGCTCTTTAGCGTATCGCTTGAGGGGCTTACTACTGACCCCGATGGGGCAGATGGCTTGGAAGATTTGGATGCCGATGGCAAGTTTGACGATTTGGCACCGGGCAAGTCTTTTGCCATAGAGTTTGACTTGGTTAAAAATAGAACTGATGTCTCTGACTGCCTTACAGGGAAAGGTTTTATCTTAGCCTATTCCTCTTATGTAGGCTATACGACTACTTGTGGTACTACTCCGGTGCCAGCTATTAAAAATCAGTACGACCTGAGAGCCTATATTCTCAATCTGCTGACCCCCGCGGATGTTTCGTTCATCCCTCCTGTTTTAGTGAAAGATGCACCTGCACTAACGGCGCGTTTTGCAGGGAAAACCTCTCAATCCGAAATAGAAGAGAGAAGCAAAGGCGGCACAAATGAACTATCAAAATACCGCTTCCAATACGTGATAACGATTCCCGATGGAGTAGAGGTAGACCAATCGACTATCAAATGGCATTCTTCTGCTAATTACCCTGTAACGACAGAAACTATTAATTTAACAGCAGGGCACCCTAATTTAGATATAAAGCAAAACGGAGGCAGTACTGTCATAAAAGTACTTTCACCAGAAGGTGAGCGAGGCTTTGTAACAATGGATCTTAAAGCGAAGTGTGGTACGAATAAGAATGTACAAGTGAATTATGAGCTTTTCTTCTTTGATAAATATAGTCGTGCTAACAATGCTTTAAAACTGTTGTGTGTCGATAAACCTGTGCAAATCATTTGTGATGGTTGTGCAAATAATGGTCCACTGATTATCAATACCGAAGGCGAACGCTCAGAGAACTCACTCGGTTGGAAGGATTACACGATGAGAGAGCGTCATACAAAGGCTACGCTAAAGGCAGCTGACCCTTTGATGCTCAGGCGTGCGCTCCCTTTAGATGAGATAGAGATCGTTTCTAAAGGGAAGCAGGGCGCTGGCACTGCTAACAATCTGTACTACTCCTTTACTTCTAATGAAGGGATGACCTTAGAGCCTAAGGAATTGGTATTTAAGATTACCTCAGGGGCAAATAATGGTTATATAAAGACGATAAATACCTTTGCTGAAACTTCACTGCCAGGTGAGGGAGGTGTTAGCATCAGAAGAATACAGAAGTTCGTTTGGACTTTGCTCTCCGCAGCAGATGGCAAAACATTGCAACCCAATGATGCCTTTGAGGTAAAGGTTACTTATAAGGTAAAACCGACCTTAGGTACAGATGTACAGAAGAGGGAATATAGTGCTCAAGACCGCTTGATTGCTCAGAAGGTCTACTTCTATATGTTAGAAAAAGATGCGCAAGGGAAGGATGTAGAGCGTTATTGTGGTGCCCCTAATGTACCTGAGTTCTACATAGCTGACACTTTTCCTCATTCGCGCTATAATGGTGATGCTCCTTACTATGTACTTACAGGCTGTACACCTAAGGATTTGGGGGGCTATACAGTACACTTAGCACGTAGGTTCAATACAAGAGGTACTGCATTTAATAAAGAGTTTCGCCCTGATAGGCTTGTAAAGAAAAGCGAGTTTACGCTGCCTAATAGCTATAAGGTTACAGATGTAAAATATTATTATGTACAGACAGCAGGGGGTAAACTTATGCAAGTTGTTATCCCAGCAGATAAAATTAAAAAGACCTCAGTAGGCAATAGCACTAAGTACACAATAGAGAATGAGCTAACCCCTAATGGTTTCCTCTTGCCCCCAGGTATTATTCAGGTTGAGAATGGATACTCTTCCCATATACAAGTATGGACGCAGGCTACTTGTGCTTCACCACAATCTACCAATTTTAGAATAAAGACTTGGTTCTACGACTTTTACTATCATTATGCGAGAGTTGAGTCAGATCCAAGCAAGGATGGGCGTGTTGAAGCAGGCGTGGAATACAATGATGAGGATCAGCAAAATGGCGGGCGCAACATAACGCTAAATAATATGCCTTCCATCAGGTTGGATGCTGGTACGACTATAGAAACCTTGGCTCAAAAAACAAATGACCTGAGCATTACCCTTAGGAATACAGGGGCAAATACTGCTCCTTACACTTGGATTTCAGTGCCTGAGGTTACTGGGGTAGAGGTTTTAGGCTTGTACGACGGAGCTAATGCCATTGGTCGTGTAAGTACCATTACAGGGGAGTATATGTACTACCTTAGCAGTGCAGGCTTAGCGAAAGGAGCTTCAAAGAACTATACCCTTAAGGTAAAGCTCAACGACTGTAAAACAGCAACCTTAACAGCCTACGCAGGCTGGAATTGCACTGAATACCCTACAAGCTATGAGAACTCTTGTAGTAGTAACCTGCAAGCGGGAAAGACTACTTATACACTGCAAGCAGCCGTAAGTGAAATACAGTTTACCAGAACTAAGAGTCCACAACAAGGTACTGCTAAGCAAGGTAAACTTGAGATGTGTAAGGACAATATATACGAGTATATTATCAATGCAAGTAAAGAAGGAGACATCATCGACCCTAAGCTCTTGATTCATAAAGAAACGGGGATAAAGATAGCTAAGGTTGAGGTATATTATCCTTCAAATGCTACTACACCTACCAAGAACTACACTGTTGTGCCAGAAGAAAACGGGGCGTGGGTTTACAAACTGCTCGATGATGGCGAGGCTCTTAAAGGACTTAAATCAGAGCCTAACGATGTCAATAAGCGCAATATACGCGTGGCGATTACCGTAGTGCCTGAGTGTAGTGTACGTGCAGGTGCAATATTCCGCACTGAGGTACAAGGGAAGAGTGCTTGCGACGGCTCAATACAAGGAACACGCGATGCTGACATTATCTCCGATATTGATGGCATCACCCCAATAGCTTACTCCGTAGTGCCTACCTTGGTGCACCAAAGCGGTAGCGCTAAGGCTTGTGGTGTCGGAGCTATTTATAGAGGTACTTACAAGGTAACCTCCTCAAGCCCTTCTGCTCAGACAGGTAATACTGATAAGCTCGTGATTCGCGTGCCTAAGGGCTATAACCTCTCTGGCTTTACTTTTGTAAGCAAGAGCGGAACCTTCATTAACCCTACAGACTTTGAGAATGCTAACCCTGCCCCACAAGGCGATATAAAGGAATACACCATTGCAGCACCTCAAGGGATGAAAAACGGTGATGAGTTCACATACACCATAAAGGTGATGCAGGTTTCTACCGCTGCTGCCTCTGATTGTGAAAAAGCAGATGAATTGCAATACTATGCTATTGCTAATGTAGCTGCACCGCCTTGTCCTTCAGGAGCTTGTGCTAATATAGAAAGAGCATTGGCAACACCTGTTAGAGTGCCTATTCTTACCAACCGTTCAGCGCTTTCAATCAAGGACCTTAGTGCAACCACTCAAATCGAAGACGCAACGAAGGAGAAACGAAGCCTTAGCTTCAAAGTAGGCACTACTACCGAGACCTTCAGTGGGCAAATACGCTTTAAAGTAGTATACGATACCAACAATAACGGAAAAATAGACGCTACTGATGAGCAAATAGCCACTTTCTTAAAGCAAAATCTTAGTATACCAGCCAATGGCACAGTAGCCATAGCAGAAGCAATTAATGTGCCAGCTGATAAAGTATGCCGCTTGCTCATAGGTATTGAAGGAGCGGACAATCCTTGCCTTTGCTCTATCGATGCCGTTCAAGTGCCCGCACCAACGCAGATCACAGGTTTAGTAAAGAACTTAACCCTTTGTGCTGGTGAAAGTAAAACCTTTGAAAAAGATAAGGCGGCACAGCCTACTTACCATACCTATGAGTGGAAGAGTAGCAGTACAGAGGCTTTGGGATACCTCTCAGCAGCCAATATCCTACAGCCTACATTCCATTACACAGGGGCTACCTTTACAGGTACAAAAACCTTCACTTATACACTCGAAATTACCCGTGAAGGAGGCTGTAAAGCTACACAAACAGTAACCGTAACAGTCAATAATACTCCTGTCGCCTTACCCGCTACACCATTCTGTGTAAATGATAAAAAGAAGGTAGGCGAGATAAAAGAAGCGCTTAAAAACATAAATGCAGGCACTACTGTTGCCGATTTCGATGTATTCGAACAAGGCAACAATAGCCCACTGGGCGATCAAACCTATGTAGATCAAACTAAGGTTTATGAAGTACAGCGCAAAGCCAAGGGAGCTAACTGTGCAAGTGAGAAGGTAGTCTTCCCAACAAAGGCACAGTATATCACCGCTTACAATGGTGAGCACGACCAAGATGTACTCTGCCCAGGGGCTACCATTGCTGACTTAAAGACTAAAATTGCTGCTAATGAGCACGTCTCAGTAAGCCAAGTAAAGATTTACAACCGTCTTTCTAATGGAACAAAGGGCACTGAGATTACAAATGGCAATCAGCCTTTAGAGGCAGTAGAAGATACCACACCTTATAACTACAAATACCAGTTTACTGTATTTGATACCACAAACACGAAGTGTGAGTCCGAAGGCCGTGATATCAAGGTGCATATAGTAGGCGTTACAGCCACTACTACCAAGACTACCTATTGCCAAGGAGAAACAGTTAATATTACTTACAAAGTACGAGCTGTTAAAGGTATAGGCACAGCAACAGGTCTTCCAGCAGGACTTACAGTAAATTACAATCCTACTGCTCAAACAGTACAAATTACAGGAACTGCCACAGTAGGCACTTATACCTATGCTATACCACTGACCTCGGCTTGTACTACAGCGCAAATCACAGGTACTATCACTATTGGCTCAGTGGATAAGCCAACAGTAAGTGTAGCCGCTGCTACTTGTACCGCCTCAGGTACCACAGCAACGATTACCAACTACGATAGCACTGCTACCTATAGCATTACGCCAAACACAGGGGTAACTATCACAGGTAGCAGCATCACAGGCTTGACAGTAGGTACAGCCTACACCCTGAAAGCAATCAAAGGCACTTGTGACTCTCCAAATTCAGATAGCTTTACCGCTACTGCACAACTGACTGTGCCAGCGAAGCCAACAGTAAGCGTAGCCGCTGCTACTTGTACCGCCTCAGGTATCACAGCAACGATTACCAACTACGATAGCGGAGCCACCTATGCTATAACGCCAAACACAGGGGTAACTATCACAGGTAGCAGCATCACAGGCTTGACAGTAGGTACAGCCTACACCCTGAAAGCTACTAAAGGCACTTGTGATTCGCCAAATTCAGATAGCTTTACCGCTACTGCACAACTGACTGTGCCAGCGAAGCCAACAGTAAGTGTAGCCGCTGCTACTTGTACCGCCTCAGGTACCACAGCAACGATTACCAACTACGATAGCGGAGCCACCTATGCTATTACGCCAAATGCAGGGGTAACTATCACAGGTAGTAGCATCACAGGCTTGACAGTAGGTACAGCCTACACCCTGAAAGCTACCAAAGGCACCTGTGATTCGCCAGATTCGGATAGCTTTACCGCTACTGCGAAGTTAGCAGTGCCAGCAGTCCCTACGCTCAAGCCAATAACAGACCTCTGCCCAACAGCAGCGAGTCATCAGGTGTCCTTTGTCGATTATGTCAATACACCAGCAGTAGGCACTTTGTATTGGTATACAACGGCTACCACCACAGTTTCAAGCACTACGGCACCTACTATTGATACCAACGTAACTACCAAAACGGTCGTTACTCATTATGTAGCAGTGGTAAATGCCCAAGGCTGTGAAAGCACACGCGTGCCTATTACTCTCACAATAGACGACACCACCAATCCAAGTCTTAGTGTGCCACCTGCCTTGGTCGTTGATTGTAAGTCAGCAACGCGCACTGCAACTATTGATGCTTGGCTCGCACAAGCCACTGCAAATGATACTTGCCAAGGGGTAGTTACACCTACAAATGATTATACCCCACCAGCCGATCCTTGTGCAGCGGGTACCACAACGGTTACTTTCACCGCTAAGGATAAGTTTGGGAATACAGTAACGAAAACCTCAGTGATTACCAACCTGAGTGTTATTGCCAATGGCGATACAAATACAACAACTATCAATGGTGGTACAGGAGCACCTAATGTAATTGACGTACTGAGCAACGATAAGGTCAATGGCAAAACGCCTACAGTAAGCACTGTAAGTCTTACCGTTACTACTCCAGCAACGCCTAAACAGTCAGGAGCTAACGTACCAACCTTAGATAAAACTACGGGTAAAGTAAACGTACCACCAAGCACCCCAGCAGGTACTTATACTATCGTGTACCAGATATGCGCTACTCTATCGAGCACGACGGCTTGCGATAGTGCCATAGTTACAATTACTGTGAGTGCTTCACAAATTATTGCCAACCCAGATATACGCAACATACCAAACGGTGCTAACGGCGGTACAGTAAGCAGTGTAATACCTGACGACAGCTATAATGGACAGACCCCACCGCCAGCAGGTACAGTAACGGCAACGTTCAACAACATACCAAGCGGCTGGACAGGCAACCCTGACGGTACAATCACCGTACCAGCAGGCACCCGCTCAGGTACTTACACGATGACTTATCATATCTGCGATGCTTTGGGTAATTGTAGTAATGAGGCAACCGTAACGGTAACCGTAGGCGCACCACCGATCGTAGCAACGGATGACAACCGTACAATACCAGATGGTACTACAGGCGGCACTGTTACCAATGTATTGACAAACGATACTCTCAACGGGGTACCAGTAAACAATACTACTTCGGTAACACTGACTTGGACGAATACCCCAGCAGGCTGGACAGGCAACCCTGATGGTACTGTAACCGTACCTCCAAATACCCCAGCAGGCGTATATACGATTACTTATACCATCTGCGAAAAAGCGAACCCAACCAACTGCGATAGTGCAGTGGTGACGATAACCGTAAGCGTTCCGTCAGTAGCCCTCAAAGCTAATGACGACCCAGCAGCAGGTACCTTTACCAATACCATAGGGGGCACCACCACCAGCGTACTGGCTAATGATACCTACAATGGAGCGCCAAACCCAAGTCTGAGCTCGGTAACGCTCACTTGGAATACAGCAACGCCAACAGGTTTCACCTATAATAACGACGGTACCATCACCGTAGCCGCAGGCACAGCCACAGGCACTTATCAGATTAGCTATACGATCTGTACAAAAGTAGGTACTGTAACCTGCAGCACTGCTACCGCTACCGTAAGGGTAGTAGCCGCCACACCAACGCCAACAGTCAATGCCACTGACGATCACTTCACGGCAACCTCCACAGGCGTGATCGGCAATGTATTGACCAATGACACGGTAGACACTACCCAGTCAGCGACCACTACCAACGTAACCATCAGCGTTACCACGGTAGCCCAAGGGGTAGGTACCAGCACCACAGTGCCAGTTCTCAACCCAGCCACAGGTGATGTAACGGTGTCAAACAATACACCATCAGGTACTTATACGATCGTTTACCAAATCTGTACCGTAGCCACACCTACCGCTTGCGATACAGCCACCGTCACCGTAGTAGTGCCACCAGCCACCGTTACACCAACGATCAAGGCTGTCGATGACACCGCCACCACAACCCTTAATACACCAGTGAATATCAATGTATTAAGCAATGATAAGGATTACGGAACCACACCGCAAGTAAGCCTGCAAACACCGCCAAGCAATGGTACAGCAATAGTCAATGCCGATGGAAGCATCAGCTATACACCAAATACCAATTACTCAGGCACCGACAGCTTTGTATACGAACTTTGCGATGGAGCAGGCAACTGCGTAACAGCCACTGTAACAATCGATGTGATTGCCGATATTATCCCTTACAATGCCATTTCGGTAGATGGTGACGGCATCAACGACCACTTCCAGATAGGCGGTATAGAAGCTTACCCAGACAATGTAGTACGCATCTACAACCGTTGGGGTGTCAAAGTCTACGAGCAGTCAGGGTATGACAACGTAACAAAGGTCTTTAGAGGTATCTCCAACGGCCGCGTAACGGTCGAAGCCAACGAGAAGTTACCACAAGGTACTTACTATTACGTAATCGAATACACTGATACTAAGGGTAATCGCCAAAATAAAGTAGGCTGGCTCTATATCAAGAAAAAATAA